A single genomic interval of Wolbachia endosymbiont of Diaphorina citri harbors:
- the rpsJ gene encoding 30S ribosomal protein S10 gives MKQDIYIRIKAFDCSLLEKCVREFIDQLKQFNADLSGPIPLPRKNSKFTVNRSPHVDKKSREQFEMRISKRLIILHNPTSTMMKMLADLSFSAGVEMDLKVKEVNI, from the coding sequence ATGAAGCAAGATATATATATTAGAATTAAAGCTTTCGATTGTTCTTTATTGGAAAAGTGTGTTCGGGAGTTTATTGATCAATTAAAGCAGTTTAATGCAGATTTATCTGGTCCGATTCCGTTGCCAAGAAAAAATTCTAAATTTACTGTTAATAGGTCTCCTCATGTTGATAAAAAATCTCGTGAGCAATTTGAAATGAGAATTTCTAAGCGGTTAATTATTCTACATAATCCTACTTCTACTATGATGAAGATGCTTGCAGATTTATCTTTTTCTGCTGGTGTAGAAATGGATTTAAAGGTTAAGGAAGTTAATATTTAG
- the rplC gene encoding 50S ribosomal protein L3 — MKRINSLRRIGLLMTNVGHTAMYFDNSRMAVTLLHLSETYIIDIKGQDKCGYNSVILGAGDLKKIAKPQLEYLKKKGINSKCKLYESRLTDLFGIECGKKVGVNHFVVGQYLDITGYSLGKGFAGVMKRHNFSGLRASHGVSIAHRSQGSTGQCQDPGRVFKGKKMAGHLGNSRVTVQNMKILSIDYENSIIAVKGNNVPGFKNSYVFVRDAVKKPLHKDVPFPVGLLLNTSDDANNLVS; from the coding sequence ATGAAGAGAATAAATTCGCTTAGGAGAATTGGGTTGTTAATGACGAATGTTGGCCATACTGCTATGTATTTTGATAATAGTCGCATGGCTGTAACCTTATTGCATCTCAGCGAAACTTATATTATCGATATAAAAGGACAAGATAAATGTGGCTACAATTCAGTCATTTTAGGCGCGGGAGATTTAAAAAAAATAGCAAAACCTCAGTTGGAATATTTAAAGAAAAAGGGTATAAATAGTAAATGTAAATTATACGAAAGTAGATTAACTGATCTATTTGGAATAGAATGTGGTAAAAAGGTGGGGGTTAATCATTTTGTAGTTGGTCAATATCTTGATATTACAGGTTATTCTTTAGGCAAAGGGTTTGCTGGTGTGATGAAGCGGCATAACTTCAGTGGGCTTAGGGCGTCTCATGGCGTTTCTATTGCTCATAGATCACAAGGTTCTACTGGTCAATGTCAAGATCCTGGTAGAGTATTCAAGGGGAAGAAAATGGCTGGTCATTTAGGTAATAGCAGAGTAACTGTACAGAATATGAAAATATTATCCATTGATTATGAAAATAGCATAATTGCTGTAAAGGGTAATAATGTTCCTGGGTTTAAAAACTCTTATGTTTTTGTGAGAGATGCAGTTAAAAAGCCTTTACATAAAGATGTTCCTTTTCCAGTAGGTCTGCTGTTGAATACGAGTGATGATGCTAATAATTTGGTGAGTTAG
- the rplD gene encoding 50S ribosomal protein L4, which produces MECELVDLSNNNVGSVELNPLIFSAKQKLSILHDIVRWQLAKRRVGAHKTKGISDVSGTTAKPYGQKRTGRARQGSLRSPQFRGGGIIFGPVVRSHAYSLNKKVRKFGLKIALSLKYLNNQVIVLDSLNIDVKKTSKMCEYIKNFKFSSFLIVGDYGDDLLRAAKNLHYVDLIKPIGLNVFDILNHECVMLTKDTLKHLEGRLL; this is translated from the coding sequence ATGGAATGTGAATTAGTTGATCTATCTAATAATAATGTAGGTAGTGTTGAGCTTAATCCTTTGATATTTTCTGCCAAGCAAAAATTGAGTATTTTGCATGATATAGTGAGATGGCAATTAGCAAAGAGAAGAGTTGGTGCTCATAAAACAAAAGGTATCAGTGATGTTTCTGGTACAACAGCTAAACCGTATGGTCAAAAACGTACCGGTAGGGCGAGACAGGGGAGCTTGCGATCTCCTCAGTTTAGAGGTGGTGGAATTATTTTTGGTCCTGTTGTGAGGAGTCATGCTTATTCTCTTAATAAAAAAGTACGCAAATTTGGTTTGAAAATTGCTTTATCTCTAAAATATTTAAATAATCAAGTTATTGTTCTTGATAGTTTAAATATTGATGTGAAGAAAACATCTAAAATGTGTGAATATATTAAAAATTTTAAATTTTCCTCTTTTTTAATAGTTGGTGATTATGGAGATGATTTGTTACGTGCTGCTAAAAATTTGCACTATGTAGATTTAATTAAACCTATTGGGTTAAATGTTTTTGATATATTGAATCACGAATGCGTGATGTTAACAAAAGACACTTTAAAGCATCTTGAAGGTAGATTGTTATGA
- a CDS encoding 50S ribosomal protein L23 translates to MIKYNNIIKSPVITEKTSLLREKFNKYSLYVFVNVNKRQIKSAIESLFNVRTSSINVIRVKPKYRRFRGVIGCKKQRKKVYFSLMDGQKLDIMSV, encoded by the coding sequence ATGATTAAATATAATAATATAATAAAATCTCCTGTAATCACAGAAAAGACTTCTCTTTTAAGAGAGAAGTTTAATAAATACTCTTTGTATGTTTTTGTAAATGTAAATAAGCGTCAAATAAAATCGGCAATAGAGTCTTTATTTAATGTCAGAACTTCTTCTATAAATGTTATTAGAGTTAAACCTAAATATAGACGTTTTAGGGGTGTGATTGGTTGTAAAAAACAGAGAAAAAAGGTTTATTTTTCTTTGATGGATGGTCAAAAATTAGATATAATGAGCGTTTAG
- the rplB gene encoding 50S ribosomal protein L2, protein MGMKFFNSVTPSSRGTVLISKVGLSKDKPEKSLVFGKKSSGGRNNHGIITTRHRGGGHKKKYRLIDFKRNRSDQGIVEKIEYDPNRSGFLALISYKEDDTRSYILAPQGMKPGDVVTAGDDADILPGNCLLLKHIPVGSFVHNVELKPGNGAAIARAAGCYAQIVGRDGQYVLLRLRSGQIRLILSSCKATIGVVSNPDHKNRKLGKAGRSRWLGIRPTVRGVAMNPIDHPHGGGEGKTSGGRHPVTPWGVATKGKKTRKKNKSSDKYIKKLKG, encoded by the coding sequence ATGGGTATGAAATTTTTTAATTCTGTTACTCCGTCTTCTCGTGGGACTGTATTAATAAGTAAAGTTGGTTTATCAAAAGATAAGCCGGAGAAGTCTCTTGTATTTGGTAAGAAATCCAGTGGTGGAAGAAATAATCATGGTATAATTACAACTCGTCACAGGGGTGGTGGTCACAAGAAGAAGTATAGACTTATAGATTTTAAACGTAATAGAAGTGATCAGGGTATAGTTGAGAAAATAGAGTATGATCCAAATAGAAGTGGGTTTTTAGCATTAATATCATATAAGGAAGATGATACTAGGTCTTATATATTAGCTCCTCAAGGTATGAAGCCTGGTGATGTTGTGACAGCTGGAGATGATGCTGATATTTTGCCAGGGAATTGTTTACTACTCAAGCACATACCTGTTGGTTCTTTCGTTCATAATGTTGAGCTGAAGCCAGGTAATGGTGCTGCGATTGCTAGAGCTGCTGGTTGTTATGCACAAATCGTTGGTCGTGATGGTCAATATGTTTTATTGCGGCTTAGATCTGGTCAAATTAGGTTGATTTTATCTTCTTGCAAGGCTACTATTGGTGTAGTATCTAACCCTGACCATAAGAATAGAAAGTTGGGTAAAGCTGGGAGAAGTAGGTGGCTTGGGATTAGACCTACTGTACGTGGAGTTGCAATGAATCCGATTGACCATCCTCATGGAGGTGGAGAGGGAAAAACTTCTGGCGGTCGTCATCCTGTTACTCCTTGGGGTGTTGCAACAAAAGGAAAGAAAACTAGGAAAAAAAATAAATCTAGTGATAAGTATATAAAAAAATTGAAAGGTTAA
- the rpsS gene encoding 30S ribosomal protein S19 — translation MSRSVWKPPFLHPSVLRLVQRTLKEGSINKVIKIHSRASVILPNCLGLKFAVYNGKDYIPVSVDNQNMIGHKFGEFSPTRKFTGHGGDKKATRR, via the coding sequence ATGAGTAGATCTGTATGGAAACCACCTTTTTTACACCCATCTGTACTAAGATTAGTTCAGAGAACTTTAAAAGAGGGTTCTATTAATAAGGTGATAAAAATTCATTCCAGGGCTTCTGTAATTCTTCCTAATTGTTTGGGTTTAAAGTTTGCTGTTTATAATGGTAAAGATTACATTCCTGTTAGTGTTGATAATCAGAATATGATAGGTCATAAATTTGGTGAATTTTCACCTACTCGTAAATTTACTGGGCACGGTGGTGATAAAAAGGCAACAAGAAGATAG
- the rplV gene encoding 50S ribosomal protein L22, which yields MKNRDIMVEAGSRVLRSTPRKLNLVADLVRNKKVSFANVQLRFCEKKAAGFIMKVLNSAIANAQNNYGLNIDNLYIKEILIGKSLTLRRVYPKAMGRANRMSKFYSNITIKLKEIV from the coding sequence ATGAAAAATAGGGATATAATGGTTGAGGCTGGTTCTAGGGTTTTAAGATCGACTCCTCGCAAATTGAATTTGGTTGCTGATTTAGTACGTAATAAAAAAGTTTCTTTTGCTAATGTACAATTAAGATTTTGTGAAAAAAAGGCTGCTGGTTTTATAATGAAGGTGTTGAATTCTGCAATTGCTAATGCTCAAAATAATTATGGATTGAATATTGATAATTTATATATAAAGGAAATTTTAATAGGTAAGTCCCTTACTTTGCGTAGAGTATATCCAAAAGCTATGGGTAGGGCTAATAGAATGAGTAAATTTTATAGTAATATAACTATAAAATTGAAAGAAATTGTATGA
- the rpsC gene encoding 30S ribosomal protein S3 produces the protein MGQKVNPKVFRLQVNSNTWDSVWCATDDYKQKLHHDLFIRSYINESFKHAGISKVIVERTVNLVSVIIHSSKPGVIIGKKGLDVEKIKQKIAKKVESSVEVNVVGVKKSEIDATLISRSITHQLEKRISCRRAMKKAIQSCLKMGAEGIKVSCSGRLGGAEIARTEWYKEGRLPLHTLRANIDYAFCEAKTICGIIGVKVWVYVGS, from the coding sequence ATGGGACAGAAGGTTAATCCTAAAGTATTTAGATTACAAGTAAATAGTAATACCTGGGATTCTGTTTGGTGTGCTACAGACGATTATAAACAGAAATTGCATCACGATCTATTTATTCGCAGTTATATAAATGAATCCTTTAAGCATGCTGGTATTTCTAAAGTAATTGTAGAGCGTACAGTTAATTTAGTGTCTGTAATAATACATTCTTCTAAGCCTGGAGTTATAATAGGTAAGAAAGGTTTGGATGTTGAGAAGATAAAGCAAAAAATAGCTAAAAAAGTAGAAAGTAGTGTCGAAGTGAATGTAGTAGGAGTTAAAAAGTCTGAAATAGATGCAACTTTAATATCAAGGAGTATTACACATCAGCTAGAAAAAAGGATTTCATGTAGAAGAGCGATGAAAAAAGCTATTCAAAGTTGTTTGAAGATGGGTGCTGAGGGTATTAAAGTAAGTTGCTCTGGGCGTCTTGGCGGAGCTGAAATAGCTCGTACTGAATGGTACAAAGAAGGTCGTTTGCCTTTACACACTTTGCGTGCTAATATAGATTATGCTTTTTGTGAAGCGAAGACTATATGTGGTATTATAGGAGTTAAAGTTTGGGTTTATGTTGGTAGTTAA
- the rplP gene encoding 50S ribosomal protein L16 produces the protein MFVPKKSKYKKVFKGRIKGNAKGGSTLSFGDYGLKAMEVGKVQSKHIETARRVISRTLKRSGKVWIRIFPDTPVSKKPADVRMGKGKGSVEFWVFKAKPGRVLFEISSDVPMHLARLALEKATAKLPMKCKFISNHN, from the coding sequence ATGTTTGTTCCCAAAAAGAGTAAGTATAAAAAGGTATTTAAGGGGAGAATCAAGGGTAATGCTAAGGGTGGTAGCACGCTGTCTTTTGGAGATTATGGATTAAAAGCTATGGAAGTAGGTAAGGTTCAGTCTAAGCATATTGAAACTGCAAGGCGCGTAATATCTAGAACGTTAAAACGCTCTGGTAAAGTGTGGATAAGAATTTTTCCTGATACCCCGGTTAGTAAAAAGCCAGCAGATGTACGTATGGGTAAAGGGAAAGGTAGTGTTGAATTTTGGGTATTTAAAGCTAAGCCCGGTAGGGTTTTGTTTGAAATTAGTAGTGATGTTCCCATGCATTTAGCAAGATTGGCGCTTGAAAAAGCGACTGCTAAGCTTCCTATGAAGTGTAAATTTATATCTAATCATAATTGA
- the rpmC gene encoding 50S ribosomal protein L29, with protein sequence MDIVKFESESSQGLHQLLVNLRKEFVNLSFQKKLGQCNNFSRFSLIRKSIARSLTVLNRRKREGKNA encoded by the coding sequence ATGGATATAGTTAAATTTGAATCAGAATCTTCACAAGGATTACATCAACTTCTTGTGAATTTGAGGAAAGAATTTGTTAATTTGTCTTTTCAAAAAAAGCTTGGCCAGTGCAACAATTTTTCGCGTTTTAGCTTAATAAGAAAGAGCATAGCTCGTAGTCTAACTGTATTAAATAGAAGAAAGAGAGAGGGAAAAAATGCCTAA
- the rpsQ gene encoding 30S ribosomal protein S17 — translation MPKKVFCGVVTNAESDKTVKVSVLQVYKDRLYKKVIKKYKKYTAHDENNSCKKGDRVLIQEHKPISVTKKWVVINS, via the coding sequence ATGCCTAAGAAGGTTTTTTGTGGTGTCGTAACTAATGCTGAGTCTGATAAGACTGTAAAGGTTTCGGTGTTACAAGTGTATAAGGATAGGCTGTATAAAAAAGTTATTAAAAAATACAAGAAGTATACAGCACATGATGAGAATAATAGTTGCAAAAAGGGAGATAGGGTTTTAATACAGGAACATAAGCCTATTTCTGTTACTAAAAAATGGGTTGTTATTAATAGCTAA
- the rplN gene encoding 50S ribosomal protein L14, which produces MIQKNTLLEVADNSGARAVLCIGLLGGRKSASVGDTIIISTKSINPKGKVEKGKVYKAVVVRVKNSVKKSDGSVIRFSSNAVVLINDQGEPLGTRVFGPVKKLLSGSFMKIMSLADEVL; this is translated from the coding sequence ATGATTCAAAAAAATACATTATTAGAAGTAGCTGATAATTCTGGTGCGCGTGCAGTGCTTTGTATTGGCTTGTTAGGTGGTAGGAAATCTGCATCTGTAGGTGATACGATTATTATATCTACTAAGTCTATTAACCCAAAAGGTAAAGTTGAAAAAGGAAAAGTATATAAAGCAGTTGTTGTTAGAGTAAAAAATAGTGTTAAGAAATCTGATGGTTCTGTAATTCGTTTTTCTAGCAATGCTGTGGTTTTAATTAATGATCAAGGTGAACCACTTGGTACTCGGGTGTTTGGTCCAGTAAAAAAGTTATTGTCTGGTTCTTTTATGAAAATAATGTCATTAGCTGATGAGGTTTTATAA
- the rplX gene encoding 50S ribosomal protein L24 produces the protein MSAKIKSGDDIIVLTGKDKRKIGKVIKVIIRDAKKKVVVSGVNVCKRHTKPRAGSGGGILNKELAIDVSNVAILDPKCKTPTKVGFKIIDGRKVRFAKVSGEVID, from the coding sequence ATGAGTGCTAAAATAAAAAGTGGTGATGATATTATAGTTTTAACTGGTAAAGATAAGAGAAAAATTGGTAAGGTAATCAAAGTTATAATACGTGATGCTAAAAAGAAAGTAGTTGTTTCTGGCGTAAATGTGTGTAAGAGACATACTAAACCAAGAGCTGGTAGTGGTGGTGGTATATTGAATAAAGAGTTAGCTATTGATGTATCTAATGTTGCAATATTGGATCCTAAGTGTAAAACTCCAACTAAAGTAGGATTTAAGATTATAGATGGTAGAAAAGTGCGTTTTGCAAAAGTTTCTGGAGAAGTGATAGATTAG
- the rplE gene encoding 50S ribosomal protein L5: MFKQLYKDNIVKSLKDKFNYGNVMQVPKLVKVCINMGVGDAATDNKAINEPFDNLHLIAGQKPVLTFAKKSISGFKIRKGATVGCKVTLRRNKMYEFLERLIYIALPREKDFRGFSVKQFDGHGNFSFGIKEHISFLEIDYDKISKIRGMDINIITTAVSDKEAKELLLALKFPFFDN, translated from the coding sequence ATGTTTAAACAATTGTATAAAGATAATATAGTAAAATCCTTAAAGGATAAGTTTAATTACGGCAATGTAATGCAAGTGCCTAAACTTGTCAAGGTGTGTATCAATATGGGCGTTGGAGATGCTGCTACGGACAATAAAGCGATAAATGAGCCATTTGATAATCTACATTTGATTGCTGGGCAAAAGCCTGTGTTAACCTTTGCAAAAAAATCTATTTCTGGTTTCAAAATTAGAAAAGGTGCAACTGTAGGTTGTAAAGTGACTTTGCGTAGGAATAAAATGTATGAATTCTTAGAAAGATTAATATATATTGCTTTGCCAAGGGAAAAAGATTTTAGAGGGTTTAGTGTGAAGCAATTTGATGGTCATGGTAATTTTTCCTTTGGTATCAAGGAGCATATATCATTTTTAGAAATAGACTATGATAAAATAAGTAAAATTAGAGGTATGGATATTAATATTATAACGACTGCAGTTAGTGATAAGGAAGCAAAGGAATTATTACTGGCTCTTAAATTCCCTTTTTTTGATAATTGA
- the rpsN gene encoding 30S ribosomal protein S14, translating into MAKKSMIQKNLRRIKLCDQYRERREELKSIMNNKDLSITKRFAAQSKLIKKLPRDSSKIRIRNRCALTGRPRAVYRKFGLCRIVLRDLCSFGQVPGVTKSSW; encoded by the coding sequence ATGGCAAAAAAATCCATGATACAGAAGAATCTTCGTAGAATAAAGTTATGTGATCAGTATAGGGAGAGAAGGGAAGAATTAAAATCTATAATGAATAATAAGGATTTATCTATTACAAAAAGGTTTGCAGCTCAAAGTAAGCTGATTAAAAAATTGCCTAGAGATTCTTCTAAAATCAGAATTAGGAATAGATGCGCTTTAACTGGTAGGCCGAGAGCAGTATATAGAAAATTTGGTTTATGTAGGATTGTTTTACGTGATTTGTGTTCTTTTGGACAAGTTCCAGGGGTTACAAAATCTAGTTGGTAA
- the rpsH gene encoding 30S ribosomal protein S8 translates to MSLSDSIGDFLTRIRNAQLAMHRETRVLFSKVNSSILKILKEEGYILNYKKQESDSVPSLVVQLKYYDKSPVINDIARVSKPGCRYYSKCKDISKAYNGLGIFIISTPKGVMTDYNARRLKVGGEVLCRVF, encoded by the coding sequence GTGTCGTTATCTGATAGTATTGGTGATTTTTTAACAAGAATACGTAATGCTCAATTGGCAATGCATAGGGAAACAAGAGTCCTATTCTCTAAAGTGAATTCTTCTATATTGAAGATCTTAAAAGAGGAAGGCTATATTCTTAATTATAAAAAGCAAGAGAGTGATAGTGTCCCTTCGCTTGTTGTGCAGTTGAAGTATTATGATAAATCACCTGTGATTAATGATATAGCTAGGGTATCAAAGCCCGGTTGTCGTTATTATTCTAAGTGTAAGGACATTTCTAAAGCATATAATGGTCTTGGAATTTTTATTATATCTACGCCGAAAGGAGTGATGACCGATTATAATGCACGTAGATTAAAAGTTGGTGGAGAAGTTTTGTGTCGTGTATTTTAA
- the rplF gene encoding 50S ribosomal protein L6 translates to MSRIGAAPINIPADLSVEYNDRRVLIRSVRAEKELNLCIGILCQIVDNQLLLSVDQGRDDYDKIKSIWGTYRNNINNMINGMVNDFSVDLEINGVGYKAECDDKYLTLYLGYSHNIKYKVPKEVEIKCIKPTHLVIRGMDKQKVYMVASDICKIRKYDPYKGKGIVIKGKFMLRKVVNKKK, encoded by the coding sequence ATGTCTCGTATAGGTGCCGCACCTATCAATATTCCTGCTGATCTTTCAGTTGAATATAATGATCGTAGGGTATTAATAAGAAGTGTTAGGGCAGAAAAAGAGCTGAACTTGTGTATTGGCATTCTGTGTCAGATAGTTGATAATCAATTGTTACTTTCTGTTGATCAAGGCAGGGATGATTATGATAAAATAAAATCTATATGGGGCACTTATAGAAATAATATTAATAACATGATTAACGGTATGGTTAATGATTTTTCTGTTGATCTTGAGATTAATGGTGTAGGGTATAAAGCAGAATGTGATGATAAGTATTTGACTTTATATCTTGGTTATAGTCATAATATTAAGTATAAAGTGCCTAAAGAAGTTGAGATTAAGTGTATAAAGCCAACTCATTTAGTGATTCGCGGTATGGATAAGCAAAAAGTCTATATGGTGGCTTCTGATATATGCAAAATTAGAAAATATGATCCTTATAAAGGTAAGGGTATTGTAATAAAAGGCAAATTTATGCTGCGTAAGGTTGTAAATAAAAAGAAGTAA
- the rplR gene encoding 50S ribosomal protein L18, translated as MKRLHNFLSSYEKRKLRNRAKLDKSAGRLRISIFKSNKHFYVQLINDAKGTTLASASTLDDKIRNVCKGRVNAETIKQVSSLLIERLSSTKLQQRFVFDRGAYKYTGLISQFAEALRSSGFEF; from the coding sequence ATGAAAAGATTGCATAATTTTTTAAGTAGCTATGAAAAAAGGAAACTTCGTAATAGAGCGAAGCTCGATAAGAGCGCTGGGCGTTTACGTATATCCATATTTAAGTCTAATAAACATTTTTACGTTCAGTTGATTAACGATGCAAAAGGAACAACCCTAGCTTCTGCTTCTACTTTGGATGATAAAATTAGGAATGTATGTAAAGGTAGGGTCAATGCTGAAACTATAAAACAGGTTTCTTCTTTATTGATTGAGCGTCTGTCTAGTACAAAATTGCAGCAGCGGTTCGTCTTTGATCGGGGGGCATATAAGTATACAGGATTGATTTCTCAATTTGCTGAAGCTTTAAGAAGCTCTGGATTTGAATTTTAG
- the rpsE gene encoding 30S ribosomal protein S5 — protein sequence MAVKNLQNNNDLSELLVSVRRVTTVTKGGRRFSFSTLVVVGDGKGRVGCGIGKHAEVAEARVKAVNAAKKSMIRVYLREGRTLHHDIKAKFCSGEIVLRAARTGTGIIAGGAMRSVFEVLGIKDVVAKSTRSNDPHNIICAVFKAFDVMLSPRQVAGKRGKKISEIVGNR from the coding sequence ATGGCTGTAAAGAATTTACAAAATAATAATGATTTATCAGAACTTTTGGTTTCAGTCCGAAGGGTAACAACGGTTACTAAAGGTGGTAGAAGATTTTCATTTTCAACTTTGGTTGTTGTTGGTGATGGTAAGGGTAGGGTAGGATGTGGAATAGGTAAACACGCAGAGGTTGCTGAAGCAAGAGTGAAAGCTGTAAATGCTGCAAAGAAGTCGATGATTAGGGTGTACTTACGTGAAGGTAGAACTTTACATCATGATATTAAAGCTAAATTTTGTTCTGGTGAGATAGTTTTAAGAGCTGCAAGAACTGGAACAGGTATTATTGCTGGTGGAGCAATGAGATCGGTTTTTGAGGTATTAGGTATAAAGGATGTGGTAGCTAAGTCTACTAGATCAAATGATCCTCATAATATTATATGTGCAGTATTTAAGGCTTTTGATGTTATGTTATCTCCTCGCCAAGTGGCAGGTAAGAGGGGCAAAAAGATTAGTGAGATAGTTGGAAATAGGTAA
- the rplO gene encoding 50S ribosomal protein L15, whose product MNDAVKLNSVFTKLSKKKKPKLLGRGIGCGKGKTSGRGHKGQKARSGVSINGFEGGQQSIYTRLPKRGFKPIRKNLYSIFNVGDVQCLMEAKKIVKDSIIDKELLHKLGFIRSVKSKIKLLNKGKLSEKFVFHVDFASEAAKRSVASVGGSVEILS is encoded by the coding sequence ATGAATGATGCTGTAAAATTAAATTCTGTATTTACCAAATTATCTAAAAAAAAGAAGCCTAAATTATTAGGTAGAGGTATTGGTTGTGGTAAAGGTAAAACATCTGGTAGGGGGCATAAAGGGCAAAAAGCGAGAAGTGGCGTTTCTATAAATGGTTTTGAAGGTGGACAGCAGTCTATATATACTCGTTTACCTAAAAGAGGTTTTAAGCCTATACGCAAAAACTTATACTCTATATTTAATGTTGGTGATGTACAGTGCTTAATGGAAGCTAAAAAAATAGTCAAGGATTCTATCATAGATAAGGAGCTACTGCATAAATTAGGTTTTATCAGATCTGTTAAAAGTAAAATCAAACTTCTTAATAAGGGTAAATTAAGCGAAAAATTTGTGTTTCATGTTGATTTTGCATCAGAAGCTGCAAAAAGATCTGTAGCTTCAGTTGGTGGTAGTGTAGAAATACTATCGTAA